One segment of Variovorax sp. PAMC28562 DNA contains the following:
- a CDS encoding OmpA family protein: MKKLILATATAAVVLSGCAGMTDTQRTTGAGAGIGALAGAAIGSATGGNRGAIGTGAAVGALAGAAGGYFWSQRMEAQKRQMEQATQGTGIAVTQTANNELKLAIPSDASFDLGRANIKPTLAPVLDQFATGLRNNANADVRIIGHTDNAGSDAINNPLSVERAASARDYLISRGVRSSAINIDGRGSREPVANNATDSGRAQNRRIEIYVGERSQG, translated from the coding sequence ATGAAAAAACTCATTCTTGCAACCGCCACCGCTGCCGTTGTTTTGTCGGGCTGCGCCGGCATGACCGATACGCAACGCACCACCGGTGCGGGCGCCGGCATCGGCGCGTTGGCCGGTGCCGCCATCGGCTCCGCCACGGGCGGCAACCGCGGTGCGATCGGCACCGGTGCAGCGGTCGGCGCACTGGCCGGCGCAGCAGGCGGCTACTTCTGGTCGCAACGCATGGAAGCGCAAAAGCGCCAGATGGAACAGGCCACGCAAGGCACCGGCATCGCGGTCACGCAAACGGCCAACAACGAGCTCAAGCTGGCGATTCCGAGCGACGCGTCGTTCGATCTCGGCCGCGCCAACATCAAGCCGACTCTGGCCCCGGTGCTGGACCAGTTCGCGACCGGCCTGCGCAACAACGCGAACGCCGACGTGCGCATCATCGGCCACACGGACAACGCGGGCTCCGACGCGATCAACAACCCGTTGTCGGTCGAACGCGCTGCCAGCGCGCGCGACTATCTGATCTCGCGCGGCGTGCGTTCCTCGGCAATCAACATCGATGGCCGCGGTTCGCGCGAGCCGGTGGCCAACAACGCGACCGACAGTGGCCGCGCACAAAACCGCCGCATCGAAATCTACGTGGGCGAGCGTTCGCAGGGCTAA
- a CDS encoding ATP-binding protein translates to MLVLALLGTVVWLAGRHEVEQAQAALDRDTTDAVADLRGSLQRNIQGLRALRLPAQNAPGDAAWPPEAAALLREHREMVRLERRDAGLTPLAVLETPYRMRIFDKVTRGSEQNDVALACTTARKLVAPAYSPSHYVPMPEGGGIELMELCVPIEGGYLVATYGLRDMLTELLGPTLARGQEVAFAEPDGTRLAIIGVRRRAGTRIFTSQQLVDLPGVTLMLRVDGWRAAPDIFPNLLTALVTAISIALVSVLVLLARDTRRRLKAEFELAETLAFRKAMEDSVITGLRARDLRGRLTYVNPAFCEMVGFSAEELMAGHGETAGSETGHRDAPGMPEAPYWPTELAHEYQQRQAHRLAGGVPPREGFESVFMRKDGSRFPVLIFEAPLLNAQRVQTGWMSAFIDVSEQRRIEELSRASQERLQASARLATVGEMASLLSHELAQPLAAIASYASGSLNLLEGGADRDDADRGAVIDTNVEVAMAVRRIAEQADRAGQVIRSVHDFVRRRDRTREAVAPRALIDAVLPLVQLQARKLSVRIDMVLEDPLPAVLCDRTLVEQVLLNLSRNGMQAMDLPEFVDRVLQLRVLLAGGTDNRNGNSNGNARAAEGRRWVEFSVADIGSGISEDVEERLFTPFFTTRADGMGLGLSLCRTVVEQHGGALVFAPHRPRGTVFRFTLPAA, encoded by the coding sequence ATGCTCGTGCTTGCATTGCTGGGCACCGTGGTCTGGCTGGCGGGGCGCCATGAGGTCGAGCAAGCCCAGGCCGCGCTCGATCGCGACACCACCGACGCAGTAGCTGATTTGCGCGGCAGTCTCCAGCGCAACATTCAAGGCCTGCGTGCGTTGCGGTTGCCCGCGCAAAACGCGCCAGGCGATGCAGCGTGGCCACCCGAGGCAGCAGCGCTGCTGCGCGAGCACCGCGAGATGGTCCGGCTGGAGCGGCGCGATGCGGGTCTGACGCCTTTGGCCGTGCTCGAAACACCCTATCGCATGCGCATCTTCGACAAGGTCACGCGGGGCAGCGAGCAAAACGATGTGGCGCTGGCCTGCACCACGGCGCGCAAGCTGGTGGCACCGGCCTATTCGCCGAGCCACTATGTGCCGATGCCCGAAGGCGGTGGCATCGAACTGATGGAGCTGTGCGTGCCGATCGAGGGCGGTTATCTGGTTGCGACCTATGGCTTGCGCGACATGCTGACCGAGCTGCTCGGCCCGACGCTCGCACGCGGCCAGGAGGTCGCCTTTGCGGAGCCCGATGGCACGCGGCTCGCCATCATCGGCGTGCGCCGTCGCGCCGGCACGCGCATCTTCACTTCGCAGCAGCTGGTCGACTTGCCGGGCGTCACGCTCATGCTGCGCGTCGACGGCTGGCGCGCTGCGCCCGATATCTTCCCCAACCTGCTGACCGCGCTGGTCACCGCCATCTCGATCGCGCTGGTGTCGGTGCTGGTGCTGCTGGCACGCGACACGCGAAGGCGCCTCAAGGCGGAGTTTGAACTTGCCGAGACGCTCGCGTTCCGCAAGGCGATGGAAGACTCGGTGATCACCGGCCTGCGCGCGCGCGACCTCCGCGGCCGGCTCACCTATGTCAACCCGGCCTTCTGCGAGATGGTCGGTTTCAGCGCAGAAGAATTGATGGCCGGGCACGGGGAGACGGCTGGATCGGAGACGGGTCATCGCGACGCCCCCGGCATGCCCGAGGCGCCCTATTGGCCGACCGAACTGGCGCACGAATATCAGCAGCGACAAGCGCATCGTCTGGCCGGCGGCGTGCCACCGCGCGAAGGCTTCGAATCGGTCTTCATGCGCAAGGACGGCTCGCGCTTTCCGGTGCTGATCTTCGAGGCGCCGCTGCTCAACGCACAGCGCGTGCAAACCGGCTGGATGAGCGCCTTCATCGATGTCAGCGAGCAGCGTCGCATCGAAGAACTGTCGCGCGCCAGCCAGGAGCGGCTGCAGGCCAGCGCCAGACTCGCGACCGTCGGCGAGATGGCCTCGCTGCTGAGCCACGAACTCGCGCAGCCGCTCGCGGCGATTGCCAGCTATGCGAGCGGCTCGCTCAACCTGCTCGAAGGTGGAGCCGATCGGGATGACGCGGACCGTGGCGCGGTGATCGACACCAATGTCGAAGTCGCGATGGCCGTGCGCCGCATCGCCGAGCAGGCCGACCGCGCCGGGCAGGTGATTCGCAGCGTGCATGACTTCGTGCGGCGGCGCGACCGTACGCGCGAGGCGGTGGCGCCACGTGCGCTCATCGATGCCGTGCTGCCGCTGGTGCAATTGCAGGCGCGCAAGCTCTCAGTGCGCATCGACATGGTGCTCGAAGACCCGTTGCCGGCCGTGCTGTGCGACCGCACGCTGGTCGAGCAGGTGCTGCTCAATCTGTCACGCAACGGAATGCAGGCAATGGACCTGCCGGAGTTCGTCGACCGCGTGCTGCAACTGCGCGTGCTGCTGGCTGGCGGCACCGACAACAGAAACGGGAACAGCAATGGCAACGCACGCGCCGCAGAAGGCCGTCGTTGGGTCGAGTTCTCGGTGGCCGACATCGGCAGTGGCATCAGCGAGGATGTCGAAGAGCGGCTCTTCACGCCCTTCTTCACCACGCGGGCCGACGGCATGGGGCTCGGCCTGAGCCTGTGTCGCACGGTCGTCGAACAACATGGCGGTGCGCTGGTCTTTGCACCGCATCGGCCGCGCGGCACCGTGTTCCGCTTTACCTTGCCCGCCGCCTGA
- a CDS encoding YhdP family protein has protein sequence MNDTVSSPSRLLKVTAVTARWLLGLLMGAWLVFALSVLVLHGWIVPRIGEYRGALEAQASRVIGVPVRIGSITAQSNGLFPTFELRDVVLQDAQQRDALRLSRVVASVSPRSLWKTNFEQLYIESPQLEVRLDAAGKLHVAGLDVSTDTTGETRAADWFFGQREFIIQGGTVRWTDERRHAEPVLLTNVEFVSRNSARRHALRLDATPPAGWGDRFTLRGQFRQPLLSVHSGKWQSWNGQIYADLPNIDATRLGRYVALDARIREGNGALRVWADVDGGKLVGGAADLGLARIDASLGDKLQPLVLRAVTGRLAGQLKDQTLEFSTRDLQFDTADGSRWPGGNLWFQHTPARGKTAEHGAFKADRLDLGALALIADRLPLGEATHKAIESFAPRGLVERIDTRWQGPFDALETYQAKGRVSGFSLASQAPPEGVRIGTPGLRGATAEFDASQAGGTASLSIAKGALDLPGVFEEPVVPIDQLSSQLQWKLDGDKAQVQVSKARFANADAEGEAEATWRTSDPAVSHGKSRHPGVLDLQGKLTRADGTRVFRYLPLDIPKPTRDYVRDAVNKGSASIVEFRVKGDLHDMPFMDPRDGDFRIAAKVADVTYAYVPPQLAKSTGAMARGVSPAVVWPALDRLSGELVFERAGMLVRNARGRIVGAPGIEIDKAEAQIADMAHPAALLKVDAQARGPLAELLHAGAALAGPLGEPMGKVRATGNADYRLKLDLPLAAVDKAKVQASIALTDNDLQLVPEAPALTQARGTLNFTEGGFSLAGVQARLMGGETRIEGKGRFGGSAVGAGATPQDLSFKATGTVTAEGLRAAREVDWLARLATKATGSAGYAASLSVRDGTPEFLLTSSLVGLGLNLPAPLAKPADEAMPLKVEKKVLSREARAGRTPLVQDQLSVELGKVASAQYVRDVSGDDAKVSRGFIAVGLNAGEAAAPPPSGVQANINLARLDLAAWQALFTETTGSAPEAVANATSADDALSYLPTMIAVRAKELAVSGRTLHDVVLGGTRDGTLWRANIDAVELSGYAEYRHTQAGRLHARLARLKIAPSEAHAVESLLDEQPDTLPALDVVVDDFELLGKRLGRAEIDAVNLGGATREWKLNKLSLTMPEATFTAQGSWAAVPGAAPRSRAAPRRTSMNFKLDIADAGALLNRFGMKDVLRRGKGKLGGDVDWQGSPFSLDYPSLNGQLQVDVESGQFLKADPGLAKLLGVLNLQALPRRLTLDFRDVFSQGFSFDFVRGDARIVDGTATTNNLQMKGVNAAALLEGSADIARETQNLRVVVVPEITAGTAALVATAINPAIGLGTFLAQWLLSKPLSAAATQEFQIEGSWTDPKITKVARRTPLAGSSTAPGLPSNTEIKQ, from the coding sequence ATGAACGACACGGTGTCTTCCCCTTCACGTCTGCTCAAAGTCACCGCTGTCACGGCGCGCTGGCTGTTGGGTTTGCTGATGGGCGCGTGGCTGGTTTTCGCGCTGTCAGTGCTTGTCCTACACGGATGGATTGTGCCGCGAATCGGCGAATACCGCGGTGCGCTCGAGGCACAAGCCAGCAGGGTCATCGGGGTACCTGTTCGCATCGGTTCCATCACCGCGCAATCGAACGGTTTGTTCCCCACTTTCGAGCTGCGCGACGTGGTGCTGCAAGACGCCCAACAGCGCGACGCGTTGCGCCTGTCGCGCGTGGTGGCGAGCGTGTCGCCGCGGTCGCTCTGGAAGACCAACTTCGAGCAGCTCTATATCGAAAGCCCGCAGCTCGAAGTGCGACTCGATGCCGCAGGCAAGCTGCATGTCGCTGGTCTCGATGTGTCGACCGACACCACCGGAGAAACGCGCGCGGCCGATTGGTTCTTCGGCCAGCGCGAATTCATCATTCAGGGCGGCACGGTGCGCTGGACCGACGAGCGCCGCCACGCCGAACCGGTGCTACTGACCAATGTGGAGTTCGTCTCGCGCAACAGCGCGCGGCGCCATGCGTTGCGGCTCGACGCCACGCCGCCCGCAGGTTGGGGGGACCGCTTCACGTTGCGGGGCCAGTTCCGCCAGCCACTGCTGTCGGTGCACAGCGGCAAGTGGCAAAGCTGGAACGGGCAGATCTACGCCGACCTGCCCAACATCGACGCCACGCGGCTCGGTCGCTACGTGGCGCTCGACGCGCGCATTCGCGAAGGCAACGGCGCGTTGCGGGTCTGGGCCGATGTGGACGGCGGCAAGCTCGTCGGCGGCGCGGCCGATCTCGGGCTGGCGCGAATCGATGCCTCGCTCGGCGACAAGCTGCAGCCGCTGGTGCTGCGCGCGGTGACCGGACGGCTGGCCGGCCAGTTGAAGGACCAGACGCTCGAATTTTCGACCCGCGACCTGCAGTTCGACACCGCCGACGGCTCGCGCTGGCCCGGTGGCAACCTGTGGTTTCAGCACACGCCGGCGCGCGGCAAGACGGCGGAGCACGGCGCATTCAAGGCCGATCGTCTCGACCTGGGCGCGCTCGCGCTCATCGCCGATCGTCTGCCGTTGGGCGAAGCCACGCACAAGGCCATCGAATCGTTCGCGCCGCGCGGCCTGGTCGAGCGCATCGACACGCGTTGGCAAGGCCCGTTCGATGCGCTTGAGACCTACCAGGCCAAAGGGCGTGTCAGCGGCTTCAGCCTGGCTTCGCAAGCGCCACCGGAAGGTGTGCGCATCGGCACGCCGGGCTTGCGCGGTGCCACCGCCGAGTTCGATGCCAGCCAGGCCGGTGGCACCGCGAGCTTGTCGATCGCCAAGGGCGCGCTCGATTTGCCTGGCGTGTTCGAAGAGCCGGTGGTGCCGATCGACCAGCTGTCGTCGCAACTGCAATGGAAGCTCGACGGCGACAAGGCGCAGGTACAGGTGTCGAAAGCGCGCTTTGCCAACGCCGATGCCGAGGGCGAGGCCGAAGCCACCTGGCGCACCAGCGATCCGGCCGTGTCGCATGGCAAGAGCCGCCACCCGGGCGTGCTCGACCTGCAGGGCAAGCTGACCCGCGCCGACGGCACGCGCGTGTTTCGCTACCTGCCGCTCGACATCCCCAAGCCGACGCGCGACTACGTGCGCGATGCCGTCAACAAGGGAAGCGCCAGCATCGTGGAGTTTCGCGTCAAGGGCGACCTGCACGACATGCCCTTCATGGACCCGCGCGATGGCGACTTTCGCATCGCGGCCAAGGTGGCCGATGTGACCTACGCCTACGTGCCGCCGCAGCTCGCCAAATCGACCGGCGCCATGGCGCGGGGTGTGTCACCCGCGGTCGTCTGGCCGGCGCTCGATCGCCTTTCCGGCGAACTGGTGTTCGAGCGCGCCGGCATGCTGGTGCGCAACGCGCGTGGCCGCATCGTCGGCGCGCCCGGCATCGAGATCGATAAGGCCGAAGCGCAGATCGCCGATATGGCGCACCCGGCCGCGCTGCTGAAGGTCGATGCACAGGCGCGCGGGCCGCTGGCCGAGCTGCTGCATGCCGGCGCGGCGCTGGCTGGCCCGCTCGGCGAGCCGATGGGCAAGGTGCGCGCTACCGGCAATGCGGACTACCGGCTCAAGCTCGACCTGCCGCTCGCGGCCGTCGACAAGGCAAAGGTACAGGCCAGCATTGCGCTGACCGACAACGACCTGCAACTCGTGCCCGAAGCACCCGCGCTGACGCAGGCGCGCGGCACCCTGAACTTCACCGAAGGCGGTTTCTCGCTGGCCGGCGTGCAGGCGCGCTTGATGGGCGGCGAAACGCGCATCGAAGGCAAGGGACGTTTTGGTGGATCAGCCGTGGGGGCGGGCGCCACGCCGCAAGACCTGAGCTTCAAGGCGACGGGCACCGTGACCGCTGAAGGCTTGCGTGCCGCGCGTGAGGTCGACTGGCTTGCGCGGCTGGCGACCAAGGCGACCGGCAGCGCTGGCTATGCCGCCTCGCTGTCGGTGCGCGATGGCACGCCCGAGTTCCTGCTGACCAGCAGCCTCGTCGGCCTCGGGCTGAATTTGCCGGCGCCACTTGCCAAGCCAGCCGACGAAGCGATGCCGCTCAAGGTCGAGAAGAAAGTGTTGTCGCGCGAGGCCCGCGCCGGCCGCACGCCGCTGGTGCAAGACCAGTTGTCGGTCGAACTCGGCAAGGTCGCATCGGCGCAGTACGTCCGCGATGTGTCGGGCGACGATGCCAAGGTGTCGCGCGGCTTCATCGCAGTCGGGCTGAACGCGGGCGAAGCCGCTGCGCCGCCACCCAGTGGCGTGCAGGCCAACATCAACCTTGCACGGCTCGACCTCGCGGCCTGGCAGGCGCTCTTTACCGAGACCACCGGCAGTGCGCCCGAGGCCGTGGCCAACGCCACCAGCGCCGACGATGCGCTCTCGTATCTGCCGACCATGATCGCCGTGCGTGCCAAGGAGCTCGCGGTGTCGGGCCGCACGCTGCACGACGTGGTGCTGGGCGGCACGCGCGACGGCACGCTGTGGCGGGCCAACATCGACGCCGTCGAACTGAGTGGCTATGCCGAATATCGGCACACGCAGGCAGGTCGATTGCACGCACGACTGGCGCGCTTGAAGATCGCGCCGAGCGAGGCGCACGCGGTCGAATCGCTGCTCGACGAGCAACCCGACACGCTGCCCGCGCTCGATGTGGTGGTCGATGATTTCGAGCTGCTCGGCAAGCGGCTCGGCCGTGCCGAAATCGATGCCGTCAACCTCGGCGGCGCAACGCGCGAATGGAAGCTCAACAAGCTCAGCCTTACGATGCCCGAAGCCACCTTCACCGCGCAGGGTTCGTGGGCGGCAGTGCCGGGCGCCGCGCCGCGCAGCCGTGCGGCACCACGTCGCACTTCGATGAACTTCAAGCTCGACATCGCCGATGCCGGGGCTCTGCTCAATCGCTTCGGCATGAAGGACGTTCTGCGTCGCGGCAAAGGCAAGCTGGGCGGTGATGTGGACTGGCAAGGATCACCGTTCTCGCTCGACTATCCGAGCCTCAACGGACAACTGCAGGTCGATGTCGAATCAGGCCAGTTTTTGAAGGCCGACCCGGGCTTGGCCAAGCTGCTCGGCGTACTCAACCTGCAGGCGTTGCCGCGCCGGCTCACGCTCGATTTCCGCGATGTGTTCAGCCAGGGCTTCTCCTTCGATTTCGTGCGCGGCGATGCCCGCATCGTCGATGGCACGGCCACCACCAACAACCTGCAGATGAAGGGCGTGAACGCAGCGGCGTTACTGGAGGGCTCGGCCGACATTGCGCGCGAGACGCAAAATTTGCGCGTGGTGGTGGTGCCCGAGATCACGGCCGGCACGGCTGCGCTGGTCGCTACTGCCATCAATCCGGCCATCGGGCTGGGCACCTTCCTGGCGCAGTGGTTGCTGAGCAAGCCGTTGTCCGCAGCCGCCACGCAGGAGTTCCAGATCGAAGGCTCGTGGACCGACCCGAAGATCACCAAAGTGGCGCGCCGAACGCCACTGGCGGGATCGTCGACGGCGCCTGGCCTACCGTCCAACACGGAGATCAAGCAATGA
- a CDS encoding murein transglycosylase A, producing the protein MKQGLRWRLGVAMVVAMLAGCSFGPRLPDATAPSAATPPPDLGPLTGSLTHPKSRWVPVAWTELPGFVEDPLHEGWIALLSNCARPNAVFKPLCGDVRRLSIGSPDEQRQWMIDRLQPYRIESLAGQSDGQLTSYYEPVFEASRRPTAAFSVPLYQPPASIGARRPWFTRQEIDTVPEAQAALRGREIAWLADPIDMMMLHIQGSGRLRITEADGSQRTVRVAFAGTNDQPYKSIQSWLVGQGATRVTKWPDDTKAWAAQNPQRVPQLLWSNPRYVFFREEALTDVDAGPRGAQGVPLTAGRSIAVDRDSIPYGTPVWLASNGQTLQLAKLVVAQDTGSAILGAVRADYFAGTGIDAGRLAAKVNQPLRLWALWPKAAATP; encoded by the coding sequence ATGAAACAAGGACTCCGGTGGCGGCTTGGGGTGGCGATGGTAGTGGCAATGCTGGCGGGGTGCTCCTTCGGCCCGCGTCTGCCCGATGCCACTGCGCCTTCGGCCGCCACGCCCCCGCCCGATCTCGGCCCGCTCACTGGTTCGCTCACGCATCCCAAAAGCCGCTGGGTGCCGGTCGCGTGGACCGAGCTTCCCGGCTTCGTCGAAGACCCGCTGCATGAAGGCTGGATCGCATTGCTGTCGAACTGCGCTCGGCCCAACGCGGTATTCAAGCCACTGTGCGGCGACGTGCGGCGGCTGTCGATCGGCAGCCCCGACGAACAGCGCCAGTGGATGATCGACCGGCTGCAACCGTACCGCATCGAGTCGCTTGCCGGCCAGAGCGATGGTCAGCTCACCAGTTACTACGAACCGGTGTTCGAAGCCTCGCGTCGGCCCACCGCTGCGTTCAGCGTCCCGCTCTATCAACCGCCTGCCAGCATCGGTGCGCGACGGCCCTGGTTCACCCGGCAAGAGATCGACACGGTGCCCGAAGCACAGGCCGCATTGCGCGGCCGCGAGATCGCCTGGCTGGCTGACCCGATCGACATGATGATGCTGCACATCCAGGGCTCAGGCAGGCTGCGCATCACCGAAGCCGATGGCTCGCAGCGAACGGTGCGCGTGGCTTTCGCCGGCACGAACGACCAGCCTTACAAGAGCATCCAGTCATGGCTCGTGGGTCAAGGCGCCACGCGTGTCACCAAATGGCCCGATGACACCAAGGCCTGGGCCGCCCAAAATCCGCAACGCGTGCCGCAACTGCTGTGGAGCAACCCGCGCTACGTGTTTTTCCGTGAAGAAGCGTTGACCGATGTGGACGCTGGCCCGCGCGGCGCGCAGGGCGTGCCGCTCACTGCCGGACGCTCCATAGCGGTCGACCGCGACAGCATTCCTTACGGCACGCCCGTCTGGCTCGCGTCGAACGGCCAGACCCTGCAACTCGCCAAGCTGGTGGTGGCGCAAGACACCGGCAGCGCCATCCTGGGCGCGGTGCGCGCCGATTACTTTGCCGGCACCGGCATCGATGCGGGGCGGCTCGCCGCCAAGGTGAACCAGCCGTTGCGGCTGTGGGCGCTGTGGCCGAAAGCAGCTGCGACGCCTTGA
- a CDS encoding response regulator transcription factor: MQPLNDALIFIVDDDASVREALAWLLRSRRLESEHFAAAEAFEERLLDMPVTERPHCLLLDVRMPGTSGLVLFDRLAERGLLDAMPVIFLTGHADVPTAVDLVKRGAFDFCEKPFSDNALVDRIEHALGASLRSLDRKQAQRRLTDRIAELTEREREVMRLVVEGLPNKLIADQLSISVRTVEVHRARLFEKMEVRSAVELANLLRPA; this comes from the coding sequence GTGCAACCGCTGAACGATGCCCTCATCTTTATCGTCGACGACGACGCCAGCGTGCGCGAAGCATTGGCGTGGCTGCTGCGCTCGCGTCGGCTGGAGAGCGAACACTTCGCGGCCGCCGAGGCGTTCGAAGAGCGGCTGCTCGACATGCCGGTGACCGAGCGGCCGCATTGCCTGCTGCTCGACGTGCGCATGCCCGGCACCAGCGGGCTCGTGTTGTTCGATCGGTTGGCAGAGCGAGGTTTGCTCGATGCCATGCCGGTGATTTTCTTGACCGGCCATGCCGATGTGCCGACCGCGGTGGACCTGGTCAAGCGCGGTGCGTTCGACTTCTGCGAGAAGCCGTTTTCAGACAACGCGCTGGTCGATCGCATCGAGCACGCGCTGGGCGCATCGCTGCGATCGCTGGACCGCAAGCAGGCGCAGCGCCGGCTTACCGATCGCATCGCAGAACTCACTGAGCGCGAGCGCGAGGTGATGAGGCTCGTCGTCGAAGGCCTGCCCAACAAGCTGATTGCCGACCAGCTCTCGATCAGCGTGCGCACGGTGGAAGTTCACCGCGCGCGACTGTTCGAAAAGATGGAGGTCAGGTCGGCCGTGGAGCTGGCCAACCTGCTGCGGCCGGCCTGA
- a CDS encoding ShlB/FhaC/HecB family hemolysin secretion/activation protein: protein MSIGVQAQVSPTAPRPFVEEQRQQERERALREQQERTVDERLPAQAKTEDRQLPTHESPCFRIGRVVLAGEASEQFQWILDSASGPSHDDSPIGRCIGTAGVNTVLARLQQALIGRGWVTTRVLAAPQDLAQGTLTLTLVPGRIAALRFSDGSTARTSLLTAIPARAGDLLNLRDIEQGLENFKRLPTADADIQIEPSKAANAKPGDSDLVIQYTQKMPLRMTLGLDDSGTNATGQWQTGATVAWDNPLGLNDLFYVSLNHDAFNHHGSGTSGQTVHYSVPYGYWLLGATASQGKYHQSVQGLNQTYVYAGETSNAEVRLSRLLYRDASRKTTASVRAFRRASSNSVDDTEIDVQRRVVGGWEASLNHKEFIGAATLEGTLAYRRGTHAFGALAAPEDAFGEGTSYFHLTTAEVNANVPFTLGGQKLRYGGLWRAQWNGTQLTPQDRFAIGGRYTVRGFDGESNLLGDRGWLLRNDLGWALGQTGAELYLGLDYGHVGGRSTAQGLGNHLAGGVVGVRGALPGALPGAPKGLNYDLFVGAPIRKPEGYRTAKVTGGFNLNFSF, encoded by the coding sequence ATGTCCATCGGCGTGCAGGCCCAGGTCAGCCCCACCGCGCCCCGCCCATTCGTCGAAGAGCAGCGCCAGCAGGAGCGTGAACGCGCCCTGCGCGAACAGCAGGAACGCACGGTCGACGAGCGCCTGCCCGCGCAGGCCAAGACCGAAGACCGGCAACTCCCGACGCACGAGTCACCCTGCTTCAGGATCGGTCGCGTTGTCCTTGCCGGCGAAGCGTCTGAGCAGTTCCAGTGGATCCTCGATTCCGCGTCCGGACCCTCGCACGACGACAGCCCGATCGGCCGCTGCATCGGCACGGCTGGCGTCAACACCGTCCTGGCTCGCCTGCAGCAAGCGCTGATCGGCCGCGGCTGGGTCACCACCCGCGTACTGGCCGCACCGCAGGACCTGGCGCAAGGCACCTTGACGCTGACCCTCGTGCCCGGCCGCATCGCTGCGTTGAGATTTTCGGATGGCTCCACAGCGCGAACCAGCCTGCTCACCGCCATCCCTGCCCGCGCCGGTGACCTCCTCAACCTGCGCGACATCGAACAGGGCCTGGAGAACTTCAAGCGCCTGCCCACCGCCGACGCCGACATCCAGATCGAACCCTCGAAGGCGGCCAACGCGAAGCCGGGCGACAGTGATCTGGTCATCCAGTACACGCAGAAGATGCCCCTGCGCATGACCCTCGGCCTGGACGACAGCGGCACCAACGCCACCGGCCAGTGGCAGACCGGCGCCACCGTCGCCTGGGACAACCCGCTCGGCCTGAACGATCTGTTCTACGTCAGCCTGAACCACGATGCCTTCAACCACCACGGTTCGGGTACCAGCGGCCAGACCGTTCACTACTCCGTGCCTTACGGGTACTGGCTGCTCGGTGCCACCGCGTCCCAGGGCAAGTACCACCAGTCGGTGCAGGGCCTGAATCAGACCTATGTCTACGCCGGGGAGACCAGCAATGCCGAAGTGCGGCTGTCGCGCCTGTTGTACCGCGATGCATCGCGCAAGACGACGGCAAGTGTTCGTGCGTTTCGCCGCGCCTCCAGCAACAGTGTGGACGACACCGAGATCGACGTGCAGCGTCGCGTGGTGGGCGGCTGGGAAGCCAGCCTCAACCACAAGGAGTTCATCGGCGCAGCGACTCTGGAAGGCACGCTCGCCTACCGACGCGGCACCCATGCCTTCGGTGCGCTTGCGGCACCCGAAGACGCCTTCGGCGAAGGCACTTCCTACTTCCATCTGACGACCGCCGAGGTCAACGCCAACGTGCCCTTCACCCTGGGCGGACAGAAGCTGCGCTACGGCGGCCTGTGGCGGGCGCAGTGGAACGGCACCCAGCTCACGCCGCAGGACCGCTTCGCCATCGGCGGGCGCTACACGGTGCGTGGCTTCGACGGCGAGAGCAACCTGCTGGGCGACCGCGGCTGGCTGCTGCGCAATGACCTGGGCTGGGCGCTGGGGCAGACCGGTGCGGAGCTCTACCTCGGGCTGGACTACGGCCATGTGGGCGGCCGCTCGACGGCACAAGGGCTGGGCAACCACCTGGCCGGCGGCGTGGTCGGCGTGCGCGGTGCGTTGCCAGGCGCGTTGCCGGGTGCTCCGAAGGGCCTGAACTACGACCTCTTCGTGGGGGCGCCGATCAGAAAGCCCGAGGGCTACCGCACCGCCAAGGTGACGGGTGGCTTCAATCTGAATTTCAGCTTCTGA